GGTTTTCGCGACTGGCTTAACCTTCACTTCCGGCTATAGTAGGGGCATGTTGGCCCACGAGATCCGCGCTAAGGTGGCGCAAGGGGAGGTATCCCCCCTGGAGGTGGCCCAGGTTTACCTGGAGCGGATCCGCTCCTTGGACCCAGGACTGGGAGCGTTCCTTACCGTAAACGAGGGGGTACTGGAGGAGGCCCGTGCCCTGGACCCCCGCCTTCCCCTTGCCGGCCTTCCCGTGGCCGTGAAGGACAATATCGTTACCAGGGGGATGCGAACCACTGCGGGAAGCCGGCTTTTAGAGGGTTTTCTACCCCCTTATGAGGCCACAGCGGTGGCCCGGCTAAAGGCCCTTGGCGCACTGGTCATAGGCAAGACCAACCTGGATGAGTTCGGGATGGGTTCCTCCACCGAGCACTCCGCCTTCTTCCCCAGCAGGAATCCCTTTGACCCTACCCGGGTGCCCGGCGGGTCCAGTGGGGGAAGTGCGGTGGCGGTGGCGGCGGATCTGGCCCCTTTGGCCCTGGGCTCGGACACGGGGGGAAGCGTGCGTCAGCCCGCGGCCTTCTGTGGGGTTTACGGCCTCAAGCCCACCTACGGCCGGGTAAGCCGCTATGGCCTCATCGCCTACGCCTCCAGCCTGGACCAGATCGGTCCCATGGCCCGCTCGGTGCAGGACCTGGCCCTCCTCATGGACGCCATCTCCGGCCCCGATCCTTTGGACGCCACCAGCCTGGACCTCAGGCCCAGGTTCCAGGAGGCTCTGGAAGCGCCCCTGCCCTCCCTGCGGCTTGGGGTGGTGCGGGAGGGGCTTTCCGGGAACAGCCCCGGGGTGGAGGGAGCTTTGGAGGAGGCCTTGGCGGTTTTCCGGGGTCTGGGGTTTTTCGTAAAGGAGGTTTCCTGGCCTTCCCTGCCCCTGGCCCTCAACGCCTACTACATCCTGGCTCCCGCAGAGGCCAGCTCCAACCTGGCCCGCTACGACGGGACCCTTTACGGTTTCCGGGCGGAAGGGGAAGAGCTTTGGCGGGTGGTGGAGGAAACCCGGGCCCGGTTTGGCCTCGAGGTCAAACGCCGCATCCTGGTGGGCACCTTCGTGCTCTCCAGTGGCTACTACGAGGCCTATTACGGCCGGGCCCAGGCCTTCCGCAGGCGGATTAAGGCGGAGGCCCAGGCCCTTTTCCAAGAA
The window above is part of the Thermus albus genome. Proteins encoded here:
- the gatA gene encoding Asp-tRNA(Asn)/Glu-tRNA(Gln) amidotransferase subunit GatA is translated as MLAHEIRAKVAQGEVSPLEVAQVYLERIRSLDPGLGAFLTVNEGVLEEARALDPRLPLAGLPVAVKDNIVTRGMRTTAGSRLLEGFLPPYEATAVARLKALGALVIGKTNLDEFGMGSSTEHSAFFPSRNPFDPTRVPGGSSGGSAVAVAADLAPLALGSDTGGSVRQPAAFCGVYGLKPTYGRVSRYGLIAYASSLDQIGPMARSVQDLALLMDAISGPDPLDATSLDLRPRFQEALEAPLPSLRLGVVREGLSGNSPGVEGALEEALAVFRGLGFFVKEVSWPSLPLALNAYYILAPAEASSNLARYDGTLYGFRAEGEELWRVVEETRARFGLEVKRRILVGTFVLSSGYYEAYYGRAQAFRRRIKAEAQALFQEVDLLLLPTTPHPAFPLGGRPDPLAMYREDLYTVGANLAGLPALSFPAGFEDGLPVGLQLFAPWGRDELLLQVALAFEKATDRAFLRTPLGEAF